The following proteins are encoded in a genomic region of Cydia fagiglandana chromosome 26, ilCydFagi1.1, whole genome shotgun sequence:
- the LOC134677380 gene encoding uncharacterized protein LOC134677380 isoform X5 encodes MRQESLANGDNMEDLVDDDVQVLSGSLEPDVNLELEKLKLEHLKLQEAQVLCKHRMLLLKQAEKKSSSSSRQLLPDGRIVVRTIEKSEANDADGSFGAGAGDASSPELCSCEQRCWDTDGAASTASTCVLCSDDTRKKNSPDKSDSKCTQKTNVGSHVGSKATFSKHSKVTDGTSKNPRCKKSKSSCDTAKYVDFYSDSEDEADETNRLIQLRNTDYADIIEDQLKIVIALAGYPKSKMRLRNLELFQRSIAEVMDMQIKAGLLKTVPYFLDYYLNRGALVCVCRDIDTRNWIIRVSPGLQERMASNLILLKSKIKRLCLAYLKIPSATWPTTAQDTFKLLQYFNPTLKTDAWRIYSQKRLDDAEYTSFLIDRVSGEIIRGATFKNVIDYAQMEFELTGYTEIYYECLMLDMKEDLQSVSSRVKLLNELRGEDTPRNISDCSLRKPLSGEDAQNVKKQDENETETERYFVEFPDKDDGNTVNITELKNNDCDVLNKLKDVNYRNEKSDMIIWSEENNNNSKDVANEDMQMPASESLVAESEKTESIAESTENLIRSNSNVNIDSNRGIAYHRRTNYLHVEPELKIAIALDGYPQNKLEGTHIRRLKQLFKEYLHRDMKQQRFANLIIPKFQDIYLSNGAVIYICDSLETKDYLTEVLPKFVNSTGWKLIFRDIKTLLRYTRIVLRLPKALASVESAEIISKLQEKYPGLKPDCWKYYSDVAGKQKRQFGVDPVSLEIIKSPDFDPEYDGEKLSFRIIDRQKRDSCFEGNQDYDDENENKEVKEKILKLLYVPVEADMSNSPLTRIRTNHYSDVVADDLKLYVGPTIYPESRVDENLFHAIKKTLESIVYKSFVDGDINEMSMPKFHDMYLFDGVIFVICVNMASRCWIDEALTIANSKLQINLKSTEYRGAVGIVSMVVKTYLDTEEVISILQSNNPRLRAKYWRIISTVRSKAKLDVVLQIDKLSAQVIRSPDFNSFVGDNPVQFQLGHLQSLLKPLIVMEKMSKKQEKKLMKANTTKREVQVKISTEFTFEELKTELKQEFPDLRIDDSLKLKDSNNQIEHISIKNSENASDLDPKIVERDSLKLSPVEIDEVCKMVVKIPAEILPKEREDLNLIFDLLQDQNPGLNTELWTVTNDFGNYEKGKFILSIDKQSASVIRSNQFSPTVVGQKLKFLL; translated from the exons GAGACAAGAATCTCTGGCCAACGGTGACAACATGGAAGACTTGGTAGATGATGATGTG CAGGTGTTGAGCGGCTCCCTGGAGCCAGACGTGAACCTGGAGCTGGAGAAGCTAAAGCTGGAGCACCTCAAGCTGCAGGAGGCGCAGGTCCTGTGCAAGCACCGGATGCTGCTGCTCAAGCAGGCTGAGAAGAAGTCT AGTTCCAGTAGTCGCCAACTTCTGCCAGATGGTAGAATTGTTGTCCGCACCATTGAAAA GAGTGAAGCTAACGATGCCGACGGCAGCTTTGGAGCGGGTGCTGGCGATGCG AGCTCACCCGAACTGTGCAGTTGCGAGCAGAGGTGCTGGGACACCGACGGCGCCGCCTCCACCGCCTCCACATGCGTACTCTGCTCCGATGATACCAGAAAAAAGAACTCGCCAGATAAGTCTGATAGCAAATGTACTCAGAAAACAAATGTAGGCAGTCATGTAGGCAGTAAGGCCACGTTTAGTAAGCATAGCAAAGTCACTGACGGTACTAGTAAGAACCCTAGATGTAAAAAGTCTAAAAGTAGCTGTGATACTGCTAAATATGTTGATTTCTACAGCGATAGCGAGGATGAAGCCGACGAGACGAATAGGCTCATACAGTTGAGGAACACGGATTATGCAGATATTATTGAAGACCAGTTGAAAATAGTCATAGCGCTCGCCGGTTATCCCAAATCAAAAATGCGTCTCAGAAATTTAGAACTCTTTCAACGATCCATCGCCGAGGTTATGGATATGCAAATCAAGGCAGGCCTTTTAAAAACCGTACCTTACTTCCTAGATTACTATTTGAACAGGGGCGCTCTCGTCTGCGTCTGTAGGGACATTGATACTAGGAACTGGATAATCAGGGTTTCACCAGGCCTGCAAGAACGTATGGCTTCCAACCTTATTCTACTCAAGTCTAAGATTAAAAGGTTATGCTTAGCTTACCTGAAAATACCTAGCGCAACTTGGCCGACGACTGCCCAGGACACGTTCAAACTGCTACAGTATTTCAATCCTACATTAAAAACTGATGCGTGGAGAATTTACTCGCAAAAGAGGCTTGATGACGCTGAATACACTTCGTTTCTAATAGACAGGGTTTCCGGTGAAATTATTCGTGGCGCCACCTTTAAAAATGTTATAGATTATGCGCAAATGGAGTTTGAACTGACCGGGTACACCGAAATTTACTACGAATGTCTAATGTTAGATATGAAAGAAGATCTGCAAAGCGTTTCGTCGAGAGTGAAACTCTTGAACGAACTTAGGGGGGAAGATACACCCAGAAATATCTCTGACTGCAGTTTAAGAAAACCTCTGTCTGGTGAAGACgcacaaaatgtaaaaaaacaaGACGAGAATGAGACAGAAACAGAAAGATATTTTGTAGAATTTCCTGATAAAGACGATGGTAATACAGTGAACATCACTGAATTGAAAAATAATGATTGTGATGTATTGAATAAACTTAAGGACGTTAATTACCGAAACGAAAAGAGTGACATGATAATTTGGTCAGAGgaaaataacaataacagtaaAGATGTTGCCAATGAGGACATGCAAATGCCCGCTTCAGAATCTCTGGTTGCAGAATCTGAAAAGACTGAATCTATCGCTGAAAGCACCGAGAACCTAATTAGGAGCAACAGCAATGTAAACATAGATAGTAACCGGGGTATCGCTTACCACAGAAGAACGAACTACCTTCATGTGGAACCAGAATTGAAAATCGCAATCGCTCTCGACGGTTACCCACAGAACAAACTCGAAGGCACGCATATCCGGAGGCTGAAGCAACTcttcaaagagtatttacacaGAGATATGAAACAACAGCGATTCGCCAATTTAATCATCCCAAAATTCCAAGACATTTACCTGTCTAACGGCGCTGTGATATATATTTGTGACAGCTTAGAGACTAAGGATTACTTGACAGAGGTATTACCGAAATTCGTCAATTCCACCGGCTGGAAGCTAATATTTAGAGACATTAAAACACTACTTAGATATACGAGAATCGTTCTGCGACTGCCAAAAGCACTTGCCAGTGTAGAATCTGCTGAAATAATATCGAAGCTTCAAGAGAAATACCCTGGTTTGAAACCGGATTGCTGGAAGTATTATTCTGATGTAGCTGGCAAACAGAAGCGGCAGTTCGGCGTCGATCCCGTGTCTCTAGAAATAATCAAAAGCCCGGATTTTGATCCGGAATATGACGGCGAGAAGCTTAGCTTCAGGATAATCGATAGGCAGAAACGCGATTCATGCTTCGAAGGAAATCAAGATTACGATGATGAAAACGAGAATAAGGAGGTGAAAGAGAAAATTTTGAAACTATTGTACGTGCCAGTGGAAGCTGATATGTCGAACTCTCCCCTTACAAGAATCCGAACGAATCACTATTCTGATGTAGTCGCCGACGATCTCAAACTGTACGTAGGCCCTACTATCTATCCAGAATCGCGCGTAGACGAAAACCTTTTCCACGCTATAAAGAAAACTTTAGAGAGTATCGTTTACAAGTCCTTTGTAGATGGTGATATCAATGAAATGTCTATGCCTAAATTCCACGACATGTACCTTTTTGACGGCGTAATTTTCGTTATATGTGTAAACATGGCTTCGCGCTGTTGGATCGACGAAGCTTTAACCATTGCTAATTCTAAATTGCAAATCAATTTGAAATCTACGGAATACAGGGGAGCCGTTGGCATTGTAAGTATGGTAGTCAAAACATATTTGGATACTGAAGAGGTCATATCGATTCTTCAATCGAACAATCCTCGACTTCGAGCGAAATATTGGAGGATTATAAGCACAGTTCGATCCAAAGCTAAGTTGGACGTAGTATTACAAATTGATAAGCTCTCCGCTCAAGTCATCAGAAGTCCCGACTTCAATTCTTTCGTGGGCGACAATCCTGTTCAATTCCAGTTAGGTCATTTACAGTCTCTTCTAAAACCTCTTATCGTTATGGAAAAAATGAGCAAAAAACAGGAGAAGAAACTAATGAAAGCGAACACAACAAAAAGAGAAGTACAAGTGAAAATATCTACTGAATTCACTTTTGAAGAGCTCAAAACTGAATTGAAACAAGAGTTCCCCGATTTGAGAATCGATGACTCTCTGAAACTTAAGGATAGCAATAACCAAATTGAACATATTTCCATTAAAAATTCAGAAAACGCATCCGATTTAGATCCAAAGATCGTTGAGCGTGATAGCTTGAAATTGTCACCAGTGGAAATAGATGAAGTTTGTAAAATGGTGGTGAAAATACCAGCTGAGATCCTACCTAAGGAGCGAGAGGATTTGAATCTGATTTTCGATCTGTTGCAAGATCAAAATCCGGGTCTGAACACAGAGCTGTGGACAGTTACTAATGATTTCGGTAATTATGAGAAGGGGAAGTTTATTTTGTCTATAGACAAGCAATCAGCTTCTGTGATTCGCAGTAACCAATTCTCTCCTACGGTGGTTGGTCAGAAGCTGAAGTTTCTGTTATAA
- the LOC134677367 gene encoding uncharacterized protein LOC134677367, giving the protein MIVEDLESLCPCPDKFSLAARPTLTSHVTLQMKQEAFSDAATAYLDKLKDDGTVLTLSIPSGEKTGPSKTPVRLTVTESNEDVNRTVDSLSMPEWQKILERGGDVLETETFHFNHVTFVDPPAAGGEMVILDCSMLEHAIVCGHHKNAEHARKAFALTPQLQEYCNSALAKDPYLPKAEELCIAMCPIKKQWLRAVMSQQLGGPGGAQAQVLFYDYGHMPTVPVSALRKMMPEFARDIPAAVCTLVIKG; this is encoded by the exons ATGATCGTGGAAGACCTGGAGTCCCTCTGCCCGTGTCCCGATAAGTTCTCCCTCGCCGCCCGCCCGACGCTCACCTCGCACGTGACGCTTCAGATGAAACAGGAGGCCTTCTCTGACGCTGCGACAGCATACTTGGACAAGCTGAAGGATGATGGCACAGTGTTGACGCTG AGCATTCCATCCGGCGAGAAGACCGGCCCCAGTAAGACTCCCGTCCGCCTGACCGTGACGGAGTCCAATGAAGATGTCAACCGCACTGTAGACTCGCTGTCCATGCCAGAGTGGCAGAAGATACTGGAGCGGGGCGGGGATGTGCTAg AAACGGAAACGTTCCACTTCAACCACGTCACATTCGTAGACCCACCAGCAGCAGGTGGCGAGATGGTGATCCTGGACTGCAGCATGCTCGAGCACGCCATTGTGTGCGGCCACCACAAGAACGCGGAGCACGCGCGCAAGGCCTTCGCTCTCACTCCCCAG CTGCAAGAATATTGTAACAGCGCGCTAGCCAAGGACCCGTACCTGCCGAAAGCCGAGGAGCTGTGCATCGCGATGTGCCCTATCA AGAAGCAGTGGCTCCGCGCCGTGATGAGTCAACAACTTGGCGGTCCGGGCGGCGCCCAGGCCCAGGTCCTGTTCTACGACTACGGACACATGCCGACCGTACCCGTCTCCGCGCTGCGCAAGATGATGCCTGAGTTCGCGCGAGACATCCCCGCCGCCGTCTGTACCCTGGTTATCAAAGGTTAG